A genomic segment from Dietzia psychralcaliphila encodes:
- a CDS encoding ferrochelatase, whose translation MTDGALDGTGPVDALLVLSFGGPEGQDDVIPFLENVTRGRGIPAERLEEVATHYRQLGGRSPINDLNREIIANVEAELARRGRALPVYFGNRNWTPMIEETVRQMTADGVRNVAVFATSAWGGYSGCAQYQEDIARAREQVRGAPTMVRLRQFYDHPLFIERFASDLRAAVASASPGARVIFTAHSVPESADAVAGPPTLGGHLYSRQVAEASRLVAEAAGVEEHDLVWQSRSGPPSVPWLEPDVVDHVSELAGTHDVRDVVIVPIGFISDHVEVIWDLDTELVDEVRELGVTVTRCATPGPSPEFARMVLQLLDEVESGVKGDRLGDVPALGCNRDGARCAVGCCSR comes from the coding sequence ATGACTGATGGTGCCCTCGACGGAACCGGGCCCGTGGACGCCCTGCTCGTCCTGTCCTTCGGGGGGCCCGAGGGCCAGGATGACGTGATCCCGTTCCTGGAGAACGTCACCCGCGGCCGCGGGATCCCGGCGGAGCGACTCGAGGAGGTGGCCACCCACTATCGACAATTGGGCGGCCGCAGCCCGATCAACGACCTCAACCGCGAGATCATCGCGAACGTCGAGGCGGAGTTGGCGCGCCGCGGCAGGGCCTTGCCGGTGTACTTCGGAAACCGCAACTGGACACCGATGATCGAGGAGACGGTGCGGCAGATGACCGCGGACGGCGTCCGCAACGTGGCCGTGTTCGCCACCTCCGCATGGGGCGGTTACTCCGGTTGTGCGCAGTACCAGGAGGACATCGCACGCGCCCGCGAGCAGGTGCGCGGTGCGCCCACGATGGTCCGTCTGCGGCAGTTCTACGATCATCCCCTGTTCATCGAGCGCTTCGCGTCCGATCTGCGCGCCGCCGTGGCGTCGGCGTCCCCGGGCGCCCGGGTCATCTTCACCGCGCACTCGGTGCCCGAATCGGCGGACGCCGTGGCGGGGCCGCCGACACTCGGAGGTCACCTCTACAGCCGTCAGGTCGCCGAGGCCTCGCGGCTGGTGGCCGAGGCCGCCGGGGTCGAGGAACACGACCTGGTGTGGCAGTCCCGTTCCGGGCCGCCGAGCGTGCCGTGGCTCGAGCCGGACGTGGTGGACCACGTCAGCGAACTGGCGGGCACGCACGACGTCCGCGACGTGGTGATCGTGCCGATCGGGTTCATCTCCGATCACGTCGAGGTGATCTGGGACCTGGACACCGAGCTGGTGGACGAGGTGCGCGAACTCGGCGTGACCGTCACCCGCTGCGCGACCCCAGGGCCGAGCCCGGAGTTCGCCCGAATGGTCCTGCAGCTCCTCGACGAGGTCGAGTCCGGAGTGAAAGGCGACAGGCTCGGCGATGTGCCCGCGCTGGGCTGTAACCGCGATGGCGCCCGGTGCGCGGTGGGGTGCTGCTCGCGGTAG
- the inhA gene encoding NADH-dependent enoyl-ACP reductase InhA translates to MTTSHTNPADTSGAATGLLAGKTILVTGVITDASIAFHIAKHCQLHGATVILTAFGRPSLVRAISKRLPVRPPVIELDVQSEEDLAALEGRVREHADSLDGVVHSIGFAPPSCLGDPFLDAPWKDVSVAVEISAYSYASLAKAVRPLLNPGASIIGLDFDPRFSMPFYNWMSVAKNALEAVNRYVARELGPEGVRSNLIAAGPVKTLAAKAIAGDALGPGGELDQMQDEWARRSPLGWDVNDPTAVATTAVALLSDLMTATTGTVIYADGGAGTVSFSGQEN, encoded by the coding sequence ATGACGACTAGCCACACCAACCCGGCCGACACTTCGGGGGCCGCCACCGGACTCCTCGCGGGCAAGACCATCCTCGTCACAGGGGTCATCACCGACGCCTCGATCGCCTTCCACATCGCCAAGCACTGTCAGCTCCACGGCGCCACGGTCATCCTGACCGCATTCGGCCGTCCGTCGCTGGTCCGGGCGATCTCGAAGCGGCTGCCCGTGAGACCCCCTGTCATCGAACTGGACGTGCAGAGCGAGGAGGACCTCGCCGCACTCGAGGGGAGGGTGAGAGAACACGCCGATTCGCTCGACGGGGTGGTCCACTCGATCGGGTTCGCGCCACCCAGTTGCCTCGGCGATCCGTTCCTCGACGCGCCGTGGAAGGACGTCTCGGTCGCGGTGGAGATCTCCGCCTACTCCTACGCCTCCCTCGCGAAAGCTGTACGCCCGTTGCTCAACCCCGGGGCGTCGATCATCGGCCTCGACTTTGACCCGAGGTTCTCGATGCCCTTCTACAACTGGATGTCCGTAGCCAAGAACGCGCTGGAGGCGGTCAACCGCTACGTGGCCCGGGAACTCGGCCCCGAGGGCGTGCGGTCCAATCTCATCGCGGCCGGTCCCGTCAAGACCCTCGCGGCCAAAGCCATCGCCGGTGACGCACTGGGTCCCGGCGGAGAACTGGACCAGATGCAGGACGAGTGGGCGAGGCGATCCCCCCTCGGGTGGGACGTGAACGACCCCACCGCGGTGGCGACCACCGCGGTCGCGCTGCTCTCGGACCTCATGACGGCCACGACCGGAACAGTGATCTACGCAGACGGTGGCGCCGGCACCGTCTCGTTCAGCGGACAGGAGAACTGA
- a CDS encoding DUF58 domain-containing protein: MTRADEGTRDDPVAAASRAALTQLELLVTRRLDGVLNGDHRGLLPGPGTEPGEARAYEPGDDVRTMDWSVTARTTVPHIRQTIADRELETWIVVDMAPSLDVEGRYGTKRRLVEAAAATVGFLSAGGGSRVGMVLTGAGRPRVLQATGGRDHVRRLLEEVSRSSTGASPGGTFTDSLRAVRNAARRHGLVVVISDFLGDVDWERSLRVLGTRHEFLAVHVADPLDIALPAVGAALLQDPATGEVLELDVDDALAADYRRAADAHRAEVHAALRRCGAPVLALRTDRDWIRDVIDYVGARRQGGLPTGENLVRDLPDDHPSPGGVPR; the protein is encoded by the coding sequence GTGACCCGGGCAGACGAGGGAACCCGCGACGACCCGGTCGCCGCGGCGTCCCGCGCGGCCCTGACGCAACTGGAACTCCTCGTCACCCGCCGTTTGGACGGGGTCCTCAACGGCGACCACCGGGGCCTGCTGCCCGGGCCCGGGACCGAACCCGGTGAGGCCCGCGCCTACGAACCCGGTGACGACGTGCGGACCATGGACTGGTCCGTGACGGCGCGGACCACCGTGCCCCACATCCGGCAGACCATCGCCGACCGGGAGTTGGAGACCTGGATCGTCGTGGACATGGCGCCCAGCCTCGACGTCGAGGGGCGGTACGGCACCAAGCGCCGACTCGTCGAGGCGGCCGCGGCCACCGTCGGGTTCCTGTCCGCCGGGGGCGGCAGTCGCGTCGGGATGGTCCTCACCGGCGCCGGACGCCCACGGGTACTGCAGGCCACCGGCGGCCGTGACCACGTCAGACGGCTGCTCGAGGAGGTCTCACGGTCCAGCACCGGGGCCTCACCCGGTGGGACGTTCACAGACTCGCTCCGCGCCGTCCGCAACGCCGCCCGCCGACACGGACTCGTGGTGGTGATCTCCGACTTCCTCGGCGACGTGGACTGGGAACGATCCCTCCGCGTCCTGGGGACCCGGCACGAGTTCCTGGCGGTGCACGTCGCCGACCCCCTGGACATCGCACTGCCCGCGGTGGGTGCTGCGCTGCTCCAGGACCCGGCCACCGGGGAGGTGCTGGAGCTGGACGTCGACGACGCCCTCGCGGCCGACTACCGCCGGGCCGCGGACGCTCACCGCGCTGAGGTCCACGCCGCTCTCCGGCGCTGCGGCGCACCGGTGCTCGCCCTCCGCACCGATCGGGACTGGATCAGGGACGTGATCGACTACGTCGGCGCACGGCGCCAGGGTGGACTGCCCACCGGTGAGAACCTCGTCAGGGACCTGCCCGACGACCATCCGTCACCGGGTGGGGTGCCCCGATGA
- a CDS encoding DUF6676 family protein, with amino-acid sequence MDNSDDSVTTLAYEAEPVVSLQEGEVPQWLDFEAVVGDLADDGVSAPEPFVEGLRTVVTEAGDRGLDLKVVYTDAPAAVYTDARDLAALLNHEYEGTILVRTPAFIGSSSDTIPRHQLEAGQDDAWEEFDPVASASVFAHKVTAPAPPWGAFSAVVLVVAIVVAVAFVVALRRRLR; translated from the coding sequence GTGGACAACTCCGACGATTCCGTGACCACGCTCGCCTACGAGGCCGAGCCGGTGGTGTCGTTGCAGGAGGGCGAGGTCCCGCAGTGGCTCGACTTCGAGGCCGTTGTCGGAGACCTGGCCGACGACGGTGTCTCCGCTCCGGAGCCGTTCGTCGAGGGCCTGCGGACCGTGGTCACCGAAGCGGGAGACCGCGGGTTGGACCTCAAGGTCGTCTACACGGACGCCCCGGCCGCCGTCTACACGGATGCTCGTGACCTCGCCGCCCTGCTGAACCATGAGTACGAGGGCACCATCCTGGTCCGGACCCCGGCCTTCATCGGCAGCTCCAGCGACACGATTCCCCGCCATCAGCTCGAGGCCGGCCAGGACGACGCCTGGGAGGAGTTCGACCCCGTGGCCTCCGCCTCGGTCTTCGCGCACAAGGTCACCGCACCCGCACCACCCTGGGGCGCGTTCTCGGCGGTCGTCCTCGTGGTGGCGATCGTGGTGGCGGTGGCCTTCGTCGTGGCTCTCCGGCGCCGACTCCGCTGA
- a CDS encoding DUF3097 domain-containing protein, giving the protein MADMYGSDVLSGTARRRRPEIPVVVAESDLVVEHADSGFCGAVVGFSRTPDGDFVKLEDRRGLVRLFAMTPSAFLIDGSPVTLRRPGPVVTAGPTVTASGSRKVEGLRARTARAGRIWVEGIHDAAIVEKIWGHDLRVEGIVVEPLHGIDDLPALVAEFGPTPQARLGVLVDHLVTGSKESRIVAGLGGDVLVTGHPYVDIWQAVKPGAVGIHAWPVVPRGEDWKTGICDRLGWGEPADGFRRVLGAVSTYRDVEPALLGAVERLVDFVTEPV; this is encoded by the coding sequence ATGGCAGACATGTACGGCTCCGATGTCCTCTCCGGGACGGCGCGGCGCCGCCGACCGGAGATCCCCGTCGTCGTCGCCGAGAGCGATCTGGTGGTGGAGCACGCGGACTCCGGCTTCTGCGGTGCCGTGGTGGGGTTCAGCCGCACCCCCGACGGCGACTTCGTCAAACTCGAGGACCGGCGCGGCCTGGTCCGCCTCTTCGCTATGACCCCCTCGGCCTTCCTCATCGACGGCTCACCGGTGACGCTGCGCCGGCCCGGGCCGGTCGTGACGGCCGGCCCGACGGTCACCGCGTCCGGGTCCCGGAAGGTCGAGGGCCTGCGTGCCCGGACCGCGCGAGCGGGCCGTATCTGGGTCGAGGGCATCCACGACGCAGCTATCGTCGAGAAGATCTGGGGTCACGACCTGCGGGTCGAGGGGATCGTCGTGGAACCGCTTCACGGGATCGACGACCTGCCCGCGCTGGTGGCGGAGTTCGGACCGACGCCGCAGGCGCGTCTGGGAGTGTTGGTCGACCACCTGGTCACGGGGAGCAAGGAGTCACGCATCGTCGCCGGCCTCGGTGGCGACGTGCTGGTGACCGGCCACCCCTATGTGGACATCTGGCAGGCGGTCAAGCCCGGGGCCGTGGGTATCCACGCATGGCCGGTGGTCCCGCGGGGCGAGGACTGGAAGACCGGCATCTGCGACCGGCTCGGGTGGGGTGAACCGGCCGACGGTTTCAGGAGGGTCCTGGGCGCGGTGAGCA
- a CDS encoding VWA domain-containing protein, with protein sequence MSVSEFQHPLWLILLVVPLALAVGYVIALRSKRRRTVRFGNFGVLRTVDRGGRRWFTHVPAVVLILSLIALVVALAGPQKEQKVPRNRATVMLVVDVSLSMESTDVSPSRLEAAQQAATTFANNLTPGVNLGLVSYAGTASMLVAPTTDRGPVVRAVERLRLDERTATGEAIYTATQAVTTFTESLGGPDQAPPARIVLLSDGKETVPADPTEERGAFTAAERAEEAGIPVSTISFGTLYGTVDIQGRPQPVPVDDASLRTIAEISGGDFFTASSLEELDSVYRTLEEQIGYEWKKADASRPWLVIGSLLAMLAAAGSLVAHRRIP encoded by the coding sequence ATGAGCGTGTCGGAGTTCCAGCACCCCCTGTGGCTGATCCTGTTGGTGGTACCACTGGCGCTCGCCGTCGGGTACGTGATCGCGCTGCGCTCCAAGCGGCGTAGGACGGTGCGCTTCGGCAACTTCGGGGTCCTCCGGACGGTCGACCGCGGCGGTCGGCGCTGGTTCACCCACGTCCCCGCGGTGGTGCTCATCCTGTCGCTGATCGCGCTGGTGGTGGCACTGGCCGGCCCGCAGAAGGAACAGAAGGTACCCCGGAACCGGGCGACGGTGATGCTCGTGGTCGACGTGTCCCTGTCCATGGAGTCCACCGACGTCTCGCCCTCGCGACTGGAGGCCGCGCAGCAGGCCGCCACCACCTTCGCCAACAACCTCACCCCGGGAGTGAACCTCGGGCTGGTCTCGTACGCGGGGACCGCCTCGATGCTCGTGGCGCCCACCACCGACCGGGGGCCGGTCGTCCGCGCCGTCGAGCGTCTCCGGCTGGACGAACGGACCGCGACCGGCGAGGCGATCTACACCGCCACTCAGGCCGTCACCACCTTCACCGAGAGCCTCGGCGGTCCCGACCAGGCGCCGCCCGCCCGCATCGTCCTCCTCTCCGACGGCAAGGAGACCGTCCCCGCCGACCCCACCGAGGAGCGCGGGGCCTTCACCGCCGCCGAACGGGCCGAGGAGGCCGGCATCCCGGTCTCGACCATCTCTTTCGGCACCCTCTACGGAACAGTCGACATTCAGGGTCGGCCCCAGCCTGTGCCGGTCGACGACGCCTCGCTGCGCACCATCGCCGAGATCTCCGGAGGTGACTTCTTCACCGCCTCCAGCCTGGAGGAGCTCGACTCCGTCTACCGCACCCTCGAGGAGCAGATCGGTTACGAGTGGAAGAAGGCCGACGCCTCCCGCCCGTGGCTCGTCATCGGCTCCCTCCTGGCGATGCTCGCCGCCGCCGGATCCCTGGTGGCGCACCGCCGCATCCCGTGA
- a CDS encoding AAA family ATPase → MSDPHSDPSADPGSRPAVSASSARSDARLLEQAVYEVKKVVVGQDRLIEMILVGLLSRGHILLEGVPGVAKTLTVETFATVVGGSFRRLQFTPDLVPADIVGTRIYRQGREEFEVELGPILANFVLADEINRAPAKVQSALLEVMAEGHVSIGGQTFPMPTPFLVMATQNPIESEGVYQLPEAQRDRFLFKLVVDYPSPEEEREIVYRMGTRPPEPSPILGVDALLRLQDAVREVFVHHALVDYVVRVTVATREPARHGLEDVARWLAYGASPRATLGAVTAARALALVRGRDYVVPQDVVDVLPAVLRHRLVLTYDALADEITADTVVRRVLEAVPLPQISAVPAQPGPPPAR, encoded by the coding sequence GTGAGCGATCCCCACTCCGACCCCTCGGCCGACCCGGGTTCACGCCCCGCGGTCTCGGCGTCCTCCGCGAGATCGGACGCCAGGCTGCTCGAGCAGGCGGTGTACGAGGTCAAGAAGGTCGTCGTGGGCCAGGACCGGCTGATCGAGATGATCCTGGTGGGTCTGCTCTCCCGCGGCCACATCCTCCTCGAAGGTGTTCCCGGCGTCGCCAAGACCCTCACCGTGGAGACCTTCGCCACCGTGGTGGGAGGGAGTTTCCGCCGCCTCCAGTTCACCCCGGACCTGGTCCCGGCCGACATCGTCGGCACCCGGATCTACCGCCAGGGACGTGAGGAGTTCGAGGTCGAGCTCGGTCCAATCCTGGCCAACTTCGTGCTGGCCGACGAGATCAACCGCGCCCCGGCCAAGGTCCAGTCGGCCCTGCTCGAGGTGATGGCGGAGGGTCATGTCTCGATCGGCGGCCAGACCTTCCCGATGCCCACACCGTTCCTGGTCATGGCCACCCAGAACCCCATCGAGAGCGAGGGCGTGTACCAGCTCCCGGAGGCACAGCGTGACCGCTTCCTCTTCAAGCTCGTCGTGGACTACCCGAGCCCCGAGGAGGAGCGGGAGATCGTCTACCGCATGGGGACACGCCCGCCGGAGCCGTCCCCGATCCTCGGGGTGGACGCGCTGCTCCGGCTGCAGGACGCGGTCCGCGAGGTCTTCGTCCACCACGCGTTGGTGGACTACGTCGTCCGCGTCACCGTCGCCACCCGCGAACCCGCCCGGCACGGCCTCGAGGACGTGGCCAGGTGGCTCGCGTACGGCGCGTCTCCCCGTGCCACCCTGGGCGCCGTCACGGCGGCTCGGGCGTTGGCGCTCGTCCGGGGTCGCGACTACGTCGTACCCCAGGACGTCGTCGACGTCCTTCCCGCCGTGCTCCGCCACCGCCTCGTGCTCACCTACGACGCCCTGGCGGACGAGATCACCGCGGACACCGTGGTGCGCCGGGTTCTCGAGGCCGTCCCGCTCCCGCAGATCAGCGCGGTTCCCGCACAGCCCGGCCCGCCGCCCGCACGGTGA
- the fabG1 gene encoding 3-oxoacyl-ACP reductase FabG1 translates to MVPDSTLTITPRTVLVTGGNRGIGLAVAERLAADGHRVAVTHRGSGAPDGLFGVQCDVTDPDSVDAAFTAVEAEFGPVEVVVSNAGITDDTLLMRMKDEQFTRVVEANLSGAFRVAKRASRGMLRARFGRLIFIGSVVAHSGTAGQVNYASSKAGLIGMARSLTRELGSRNITANVVAPGFIDTDMTAGLDEKTQALAVAAIPLGRKGSADDVAGAVSFLAGDDAGYISGAVLPVDGGMGMGH, encoded by the coding sequence ATGGTTCCCGACAGCACGCTCACCATCACACCTCGCACGGTCCTGGTGACCGGAGGCAACCGCGGCATCGGACTCGCCGTGGCCGAACGACTCGCCGCCGACGGCCACCGGGTGGCGGTGACCCATCGGGGATCCGGGGCCCCCGACGGACTGTTCGGGGTGCAGTGCGACGTCACCGACCCCGACTCCGTGGACGCGGCGTTCACCGCGGTCGAGGCCGAGTTCGGACCGGTCGAGGTGGTGGTCTCCAACGCCGGGATCACCGACGACACGCTCCTGATGCGGATGAAGGACGAGCAGTTCACCCGGGTGGTCGAGGCCAACCTGTCCGGCGCGTTCCGGGTGGCCAAGCGGGCGTCACGCGGGATGCTGCGCGCCAGGTTCGGCCGCCTCATCTTCATCGGCTCGGTGGTCGCCCACTCGGGCACCGCAGGTCAGGTCAACTATGCGTCCTCGAAGGCCGGTCTCATCGGGATGGCGCGATCGCTGACCCGTGAGCTGGGCTCCCGCAACATCACGGCCAACGTGGTGGCACCCGGGTTCATCGACACCGACATGACCGCCGGGTTGGACGAGAAGACGCAGGCACTCGCGGTGGCGGCCATCCCGCTCGGCCGGAAGGGTAGCGCGGACGACGTGGCCGGGGCCGTCAGCTTCCTCGCCGGGGACGACGCCGGGTACATCTCGGGCGCGGTCCTGCCGGTCGACGGTGGAATGGGAATGGGTCACTGA
- a CDS encoding NlpC/P60 family protein — MPGRALLAAVLVLGSASGVVQAPTAVAQEAPAVSPGDISGLIRAVADASARLDSTRQDIAVKREGVNKTLVDLQMARIQLDRAIADADRTVTEREQAESGVETARSTLDEYSRLLHRQGTAPGAASAILDPGGPADAGRRQEFLQRAAADQRHVVGDMVLAVDEAARRESEAAVARTDAEQRYADAASRRDVAESEVATVYADVTSLEAEVAQLTRTLEENQSALAESGATPAGPQSADQYTVEDDAMRDEAVRALAADPRAGRQAADIASALPGHLDLGAVRQFAGGSSDGAARAVGGTIDAGSVGAAIEAGVNGDTEAIIRQVTDAIGRADFGSIQQGPAAPSPAPGQGGGNSGTPSSSAQVETVVNRALSQLGVPYAWGGGDAKGPTRGIRDGGVADSHGDYNKIGFDCSGLMIYAFAGIGKALPHFTGYQYTAGPQFPVATRKRGDMLFWPGHVALYLGDGRMVEAPQSGDVVKISPVRMAGMSPMVVRLT; from the coding sequence GTGCCCGGGCGCGCCCTACTCGCGGCGGTACTCGTGCTGGGGAGCGCGTCAGGCGTGGTCCAGGCACCGACAGCGGTGGCGCAGGAGGCCCCGGCGGTCTCGCCCGGCGACATCAGCGGTCTGATCCGCGCCGTGGCGGACGCGTCCGCCCGGCTCGATTCCACCCGACAGGACATCGCCGTCAAGCGGGAGGGCGTCAACAAGACGCTCGTCGACCTGCAGATGGCCCGGATCCAACTCGACCGCGCGATCGCGGACGCCGACCGTACGGTCACGGAGCGGGAACAGGCCGAGTCCGGTGTGGAGACCGCCAGGAGCACCCTGGACGAGTACTCCCGCCTTCTGCACCGGCAGGGGACCGCACCGGGTGCCGCCTCCGCGATCCTCGACCCGGGCGGCCCCGCCGACGCCGGGCGACGCCAGGAGTTCCTCCAGCGAGCAGCCGCGGATCAGCGGCACGTCGTGGGGGACATGGTCCTGGCGGTCGACGAGGCGGCCCGGCGCGAGTCCGAGGCGGCCGTGGCCCGGACGGACGCCGAGCAGCGCTACGCCGACGCCGCGTCACGGCGCGACGTCGCCGAATCCGAGGTGGCGACCGTCTACGCCGACGTCACCTCGTTGGAGGCCGAGGTCGCCCAGCTGACCAGGACGCTGGAGGAGAACCAGAGCGCGCTGGCGGAATCGGGCGCGACTCCCGCGGGACCGCAGAGCGCGGACCAGTACACGGTGGAAGACGACGCCATGCGGGACGAGGCCGTCCGCGCACTCGCCGCGGACCCCCGGGCAGGTCGGCAGGCCGCGGATATCGCCTCCGCACTGCCCGGCCACCTCGACCTGGGCGCGGTCCGCCAGTTCGCCGGGGGTTCCTCGGACGGGGCGGCGCGTGCCGTCGGCGGGACGATCGACGCCGGCAGTGTCGGAGCCGCGATCGAAGCGGGGGTCAACGGGGACACCGAGGCGATCATCCGTCAGGTCACCGATGCGATCGGACGGGCCGACTTCGGATCCATCCAACAGGGCCCGGCCGCGCCTTCTCCCGCGCCCGGGCAGGGTGGAGGCAACTCGGGGACCCCGTCGAGTTCGGCTCAGGTGGAGACGGTGGTCAACCGGGCACTGTCCCAACTCGGCGTCCCCTACGCCTGGGGTGGCGGCGACGCCAAGGGGCCCACGCGGGGCATCCGGGACGGCGGAGTGGCGGACAGCCACGGCGACTACAACAAGATCGGTTTCGACTGCTCCGGACTGATGATCTACGCGTTCGCCGGTATCGGGAAGGCGTTGCCGCACTTCACCGGGTACCAGTACACGGCGGGCCCCCAGTTCCCGGTGGCCACACGAAAGCGCGGTGACATGCTCTTCTGGCCCGGCCACGTGGCGCTGTACCTGGGTGACGGCAGGATGGTGGAGGCTCCGCAGTCCGGCGACGTCGTCAAGATCTCGCCGGTCCGGATGGCCGGGATGTCACCAATGGTCGTCCGGCTGACGTAA